Proteins encoded in a region of the Pseudomonas sp. PDNC002 genome:
- the trxC gene encoding thioredoxin TrxC: protein MSDPLIIPCPNCNGLNRVPATRLGDSPSCGRCQSPIVLGAPFDLDEAGFAAQAKGDLPLLVDVWAEWCGPCKGFAPVFEQAAARLSGKVRFAKLDSDANPNLSTRLGIRSIPSLILLRNGQEVARQSGAMPLPQLLDWLSRQGV from the coding sequence ATGTCCGATCCCCTGATCATCCCCTGCCCAAACTGCAACGGCCTCAACCGAGTACCCGCCACGCGCCTGGGCGACTCGCCCAGTTGCGGGCGTTGCCAGTCGCCCATCGTGCTGGGCGCACCGTTCGACCTCGACGAAGCCGGTTTCGCCGCCCAGGCCAAAGGCGATCTGCCGTTACTGGTAGATGTCTGGGCCGAATGGTGCGGGCCGTGCAAGGGCTTTGCGCCGGTATTCGAGCAGGCCGCGGCGCGGTTGTCGGGCAAGGTACGGTTCGCCAAGCTGGACAGCGATGCCAACCCGAACCTCTCCACGCGCCTGGGCATCCGCTCGATTCCCAGCCTGATCCTGCTGCGCAATGGCCAGGAAGTGGCGCGCCAGAGCGGTGCGATGCCGCTGCCGCAGTTGCTGGACTGGCTGTCGCGCCAGGGCGTCTGA